The Delphinus delphis chromosome 2, mDelDel1.2, whole genome shotgun sequence genome contains a region encoding:
- the MKRN3 gene encoding probable E3 ubiquitin-protein ligase makorin-3 yields the protein MEEPAAPTEPHEAAGASGGAEAAGEGVPRPSVPVRPASRWSSAPGPAPFRPSRLRPAQASWGGARPRWLQGRSSGSWTKQVVCRYYLHGLCKEGENCRYSHDLSGRQVASEGHGLLPQASADSGPSTAAQMEPLPQEVAEAPPAASSRSLPLIGSAAERGFFEAKTDNAGLEAAGGAGAEGWEGAFEFVPGQPYRGRLAPSVSEAPLQSSVTEREQIALGVGKQLCRDAIVGQCFRGQSCIYLHGDICDMCGLQVLHPVDGAQRADHVKACIEAHEKNMELSFAVQRSADKVCGICMEVVYEKANLNDCRFGILSSCNHTYCLKCIRRWRSARQFGSRVVKSCPQCRVISTFVIPSEFWVEEEEEKQKLIQQYLEAMSHKTCRYFARGRVCPFGENCFYRHAFPEGQGEEPQRQGAEASGTCRGQRFEPLQVGEGSMPFKSSKKELVMLWLANLLCKCFLSLGASELPFTEALWDLRHCELEEYFNLNLWHYAVACCLVC from the coding sequence ATGGAAGAGCCTGCAGCTCCCACAGAGCCCCACGAGGCAGCTGGGGCCTCTGGGGGTGCCGAGGCAGCGGGGGAGGGCGTCCCCCGGCCCAGCGTCCCGGTGCGCCCAGCCTCCCGGTGGTCTTCGGCTCCAGGCCCGGCCCCCTTCCGCCCGTCACGTCTGAGGCCCGCCCAGGCCTCATGGGGAGGGGCTAGGCCCAGATGGCTGCAAGGCCGGAGCAGCGGCAGCTGGACAAAGCAAGTCGTCTGCAGGTATTATCTGCATGGGCTGTGCAAGGAGGGGGAGAACTGCCGATACTCCCACGACCTCTCGGGCCGGCAGGTGGCCAGCGAAGGCCACGGTTTGTTGCCCCAGGCCTCTGCAGACAGTGGCCCCAGCACGGCTGCGCAAATGGAGCCCCTGCCTCAGGAAGTGGCGGAAGCCCCCCCTGCTGCGTCCTCACGCTCCTTGCCTCTGATTGGCTCGGCTGCTGAAAGGGGTTTCTTTGAAGCTAAGACAGACAATGCAGGCCTTGAAGCTGCCGGAGGAGCAGGTGCAGAAGGCTGGGAGGGTGCCTTTGAGTTTGTTCCGGGGCAACCCTACCGGGGCCGCCTGGCCCCTTCTGTCTCCGAGGCTCCTCTGCAGAGCTCGGTGACTGAGAGGGAGCAGATTGCCTTGGGCGTGGGGAAGCAGCTTTGCCGCGATGCTATCGTGGGGCAGTGCTTTCGTGGGCAGAGTTGTATCTATCTCCACGGAGATATATGTGATATGTGTGGGCTGCAGGTCTTGCACCCTGTGGACGGTGCCCAGAGGGCAGACCATGTAAAGGCCTGCATTGAAGCACACGAGAAGAATATGGAGCTCTCGTTTGCTGTGCAGCGCAGTGCGGACAAAGTGTGTGGCATCTGCATGGAGGTTGTCTATGAGAAAGCCAACCTGAATGATTGCCGCTTTGGCATTCTCTCCAGCTGCAACCACACCTACTGTCTTAAGTGTATCCGCAGGTGGAGGAGTGCCAGACAGTTTGGGAGCAGGGTCGTCAAGTCCTGCCCGCAGTGCAGGGTCATCTCCACCTTTGTCATTCCCAGTGAATtctgggtggaggaggaggaagagaagcagaaaCTTATTCAGCAGTACTTGGAGGCAATGAGCCACAAGACCTGCAGGTATTTTGCTCGAGGCAGGGTCTGCCCATTTGGAGAGAACTGTTTTTACAGACATGCGTTCCCTGAGGGCCAGGGAGAGGAGCCTCAGAGGCAGGGTGCTGAGGCGTCCGGTACTTGCCGCGGTCAACGTTTCGAGCCTCTGCAGGTGGGAGAGGGCAGCATGCCCTTTAAAAGCAGTAAAAAAGAGCTTGTCATGCTTTGGCTGGCCAATCTGTTGTGTAAGTGTTTTCTTTCACTGGGAGCTAGTGAGCTCCCCTTCACAGAGGCCCTATGGGACTTGCGTCATTGTGAGCTGGAAGAATATTTCAATTTGAATCTGTGGCATTATGCTGTGGCATGTTGTCTGGTGTGCTGA